A stretch of the Chitiniphilus purpureus genome encodes the following:
- a CDS encoding trimeric intracellular cation channel family protein, whose translation MPALHFDWFSHIGTAAFAFSGYLIGARKRFDLLGVLILALLTAVGGGMIRDVLVNRVPRVFLDDGPLYTIFGALLVAAVLKLHRRNSGVLYRLFIVADSIGLVAFSIAGAQVGIALGLNGFGVCFLAFVTAIGGGLVRDMMVNDVPFILHEDFYGTVSILVAALAYLLSGQGWLSPLALWLLFAGGLALRLVAHAGDFKLPRIGQ comes from the coding sequence ATGCCTGCGCTGCACTTTGACTGGTTTTCCCACATCGGTACGGCCGCATTCGCTTTTTCCGGCTACCTGATCGGGGCCCGCAAGCGATTCGATCTTCTGGGGGTGCTGATCCTGGCACTGCTTACCGCTGTCGGCGGCGGCATGATCCGCGACGTGCTGGTCAACCGGGTGCCGCGGGTATTCCTCGACGATGGTCCGCTCTACACTATCTTCGGCGCCTTGTTGGTCGCCGCCGTGCTCAAACTGCACCGGCGCAACAGCGGCGTGCTGTACCGGCTTTTCATCGTCGCCGATTCGATCGGGCTGGTGGCGTTCAGCATCGCCGGGGCGCAGGTCGGCATCGCGCTCGGCCTGAACGGGTTCGGTGTCTGCTTCCTTGCCTTCGTGACTGCGATCGGCGGCGGGCTGGTGCGCGACATGATGGTCAACGACGTGCCGTTCATCCTGCACGAGGATTTCTACGGCACCGTTTCCATCCTGGTGGCCGCATTGGCCTACCTGCTGTCCGGACAGGGCTGGCTCAGCCCGCTGGCGCTGTGGCTGCTGTTCGCCGGCGGGCTGGCGCTGCGCCTGGTGGCGCATGCCGGCGACTTCAAGCTGCCCCGGATCGGACAATGA
- a CDS encoding M48 family metallopeptidase, translated as MTAHQFSALFAFALTCSVLLQLWLAQRHINHVRRHRAAVPTEFSDSITLASHQRAADYTVAKSRFGMLVTVFEAILLAGFTLGGGIEWLMRLAESWSGPGIAAGVTMVALLGVIHSLLTLPLSWYATFRLEAHFGFNQTTPRVFVTDLCKTALLAALLGLPLLAAVLWLMTRMGPMWWLWVWLTWMGYALFIMLVFPTWIAPLFNKFEPLPDEGLRRRIETLLTRCGFTASGIFMMDGSKRSSHGNAYFTGFGKTKRIVFFDTLLKQLNGEEIEAVLAHELGHFKHRHIAKRLLWTYALMLGLLWLLAQLMQQDWFYQGLGVHSANTATALTLFFMVLPVFTFLFGPLGSWLSRRHEYEADAFAASQTRAADLVAALVKLYRDNAATLTPDPLHSLFYDSHPPASLRIAALRRLA; from the coding sequence ATGACCGCACACCAGTTCTCCGCCCTGTTTGCATTTGCCCTGACCTGCAGCGTGCTGCTGCAGCTGTGGCTGGCCCAGCGTCATATCAACCACGTGCGACGGCATCGCGCCGCAGTGCCCACCGAGTTCAGTGACAGCATCACGCTGGCGAGCCACCAGCGTGCCGCCGACTACACCGTGGCCAAGAGCAGGTTCGGCATGCTCGTCACGGTGTTCGAGGCCATCCTGTTGGCGGGCTTCACGCTGGGCGGTGGGATCGAATGGCTGATGCGGCTCGCCGAATCGTGGTCCGGGCCCGGCATCGCCGCCGGCGTCACCATGGTCGCCTTGCTGGGCGTGATCCACAGTCTGCTGACGCTGCCGCTTTCGTGGTACGCCACCTTCCGGCTGGAGGCGCATTTCGGTTTCAACCAGACCACGCCCCGTGTCTTTGTCACCGACCTGTGCAAGACCGCGCTGCTGGCGGCGCTGTTGGGCCTGCCGCTGCTGGCCGCGGTGCTGTGGCTGATGACGCGGATGGGCCCGATGTGGTGGCTGTGGGTATGGTTGACCTGGATGGGGTACGCCTTGTTCATCATGCTGGTCTTCCCCACCTGGATCGCGCCGCTCTTCAACAAGTTCGAACCGCTGCCGGATGAAGGGCTGCGCCGGCGGATCGAGACGCTTCTGACACGTTGCGGCTTCACCGCCAGCGGCATCTTCATGATGGATGGCTCCAAGCGCTCCAGCCATGGCAATGCCTATTTCACCGGCTTTGGCAAGACCAAGCGCATCGTCTTCTTCGATACGCTGCTCAAGCAGCTCAACGGCGAGGAGATCGAAGCGGTGCTGGCGCATGAGCTGGGCCATTTCAAACACCGCCATATCGCCAAGCGCCTGCTGTGGACCTACGCGCTGATGCTGGGTCTGCTGTGGCTGCTCGCACAATTAATGCAGCAGGACTGGTTCTACCAGGGGCTGGGCGTGCACAGCGCCAACACCGCCACCGCGCTGACACTGTTCTTCATGGTGCTGCCGGTGTTCACCTTCCTGTTCGGCCCGCTGGGCTCCTGGCTGTCGCGCCGGCACGAGTACGAGGCCGACGCGTTCGCGGCCTCGCAGACCCGCGCCGCCGACCTGGTGGCCGCGCTGGTCAAGCTCTACCGCGACAACGCGGCCACGCTCACCCCCGACCCCTTGCACAGCCTGTTCTACGACAGCCACCCGCCCGCCTCGCTGCGTATTGCGGCTTTGCGCCGTCTTGCCTAG
- the metG gene encoding methionine--tRNA ligase: MKRKILVTSALPYANGAIHLGHLVEYIQTDIWVRFQKMRGHTCHYVCADDTHGTPIMLRAEKEGISPEALIERVHGEHLRDFTGFHVGFDNYYSTNSEENRQYAYRIYNALKENGKIVSRTISQLYDPVKHMFLPDRFVKGECPKCAAKDQYGDNCEVCGTTYSPTELKNPYSAVSGATPVLKDSEHYFFKLGECEDFLRGWTRGSATVAGEARARLQEGAANKMQEWFEAGLTDWDISRDAPYFGFEIPDAPGKYFYVWLDAPVGYMASHRNLCDRLGLDFDSYWNKDSDAELYHFIGKDILYFHALFWPAMLEYSGFRTPTGINAHGFLTVDGAKMSKSRGTFITAESYLRHLNPEWLRYYFAAKLNSAIEDIDLNLEDFAARVNSDLVGKYINIASRAAGFITKRFGGQLASDLGSAAVIGRLQAASEGVAAHYEAREFGRALRDVMALADEVNQFVDAHKPWEMAKQEGRDAELQRVCSVLINAFRLLTIYLKPVLPSLAADVEAFLNVAPLQWQDSQSLLLGHTINTYNHLMTRIDPKAIEAMIEENKQSLAPATAEPTAPALDYEVPPIAETISIDDFMKIDLRVAKIVEARAVEGADKLVSLTLDIGTETRHVFAGIKSAYKPEELQGRLTVMVANLAPRKMKFGMSEGMVLAAGGDGGLYILNPDSGAKPGMRVK, encoded by the coding sequence ATGAAAAGAAAGATTCTTGTCACCTCCGCTTTACCTTACGCCAATGGCGCCATCCACCTTGGTCACCTGGTCGAGTACATCCAGACCGACATCTGGGTGCGGTTTCAGAAGATGCGTGGCCATACCTGTCACTACGTGTGCGCCGACGACACCCACGGTACCCCCATCATGCTGCGGGCCGAGAAGGAAGGCATCAGCCCGGAGGCGCTGATCGAGCGCGTGCATGGTGAGCACCTGCGCGATTTCACCGGCTTTCATGTCGGCTTCGACAATTACTACAGCACCAATTCCGAGGAAAACCGGCAGTACGCCTACCGCATCTACAACGCGCTGAAAGAGAACGGCAAGATCGTCAGCCGCACCATCAGCCAGCTGTACGATCCGGTGAAGCACATGTTCCTGCCGGACCGCTTCGTGAAGGGCGAATGCCCCAAGTGCGCCGCCAAGGATCAGTACGGCGACAACTGCGAGGTCTGCGGCACCACCTACAGCCCCACCGAGCTGAAGAACCCGTATTCGGCCGTCTCCGGCGCCACGCCGGTGCTGAAGGATTCCGAACACTACTTCTTCAAGCTGGGCGAGTGCGAGGATTTCCTGCGCGGCTGGACCCGGGGTTCAGCCACCGTGGCCGGCGAGGCGCGGGCGCGCCTGCAGGAAGGCGCCGCCAACAAGATGCAGGAATGGTTCGAGGCCGGCCTCACCGACTGGGACATCAGCCGCGATGCGCCCTACTTCGGCTTCGAGATCCCCGATGCGCCGGGCAAGTATTTCTACGTGTGGCTCGATGCGCCGGTCGGTTACATGGCCAGCCATCGCAACCTGTGCGATCGCCTGGGCCTCGATTTCGACAGCTACTGGAACAAGGACAGCGACGCCGAGCTATATCACTTCATCGGCAAGGACATCCTCTATTTCCACGCGCTGTTCTGGCCGGCCATGCTGGAGTACAGCGGCTTTCGCACGCCCACCGGCATCAACGCCCACGGTTTCCTGACCGTCGATGGCGCCAAGATGAGCAAGAGCCGCGGCACCTTCATCACCGCGGAATCGTACCTGCGTCACCTGAACCCGGAGTGGCTGCGCTACTACTTCGCCGCCAAGCTCAATTCGGCGATCGAGGACATCGACCTCAACCTGGAGGACTTCGCTGCGCGGGTGAACAGCGATCTCGTTGGCAAGTACATCAACATCGCCAGCCGCGCCGCCGGCTTCATCACCAAGCGCTTTGGCGGGCAATTGGCCAGCGACCTCGGCAGCGCAGCAGTCATCGGCCGGTTGCAGGCCGCCAGTGAAGGCGTCGCCGCGCACTACGAAGCACGTGAGTTCGGCCGCGCGCTGCGCGACGTGATGGCGCTTGCCGACGAGGTGAACCAGTTCGTCGACGCACACAAGCCGTGGGAGATGGCCAAGCAGGAAGGCCGGGATGCCGAACTGCAGCGGGTATGCTCGGTACTGATCAACGCCTTCCGCCTGCTCACCATTTACCTGAAGCCGGTACTGCCCAGCCTCGCCGCCGACGTGGAAGCCTTCCTCAACGTCGCCCCGCTGCAATGGCAGGACAGCCAGTCGCTGCTGCTGGGCCACACCATCAATACCTACAACCACCTGATGACCCGGATCGACCCCAAGGCAATCGAAGCGATGATCGAAGAAAACAAGCAAAGCCTCGCCCCGGCTACGGCCGAACCCACTGCACCGGCGCTCGACTACGAAGTGCCGCCGATCGCCGAGACCATCAGCATCGACGACTTCATGAAGATCGATCTGCGCGTGGCCAAGATCGTCGAGGCCCGCGCGGTGGAAGGCGCGGACAAGCTGGTGTCGCTCACGCTCGACATCGGCACGGAAACACGCCATGTGTTTGCCGGCATCAAGTCCGCCTACAAGCCCGAGGAGCTGCAGGGCCGGCTGACCGTGATGGTGGCCAACCTTGCGCCGCGCAAGATGAAGTTCGGCATGAGCGAGGGCATGGTGCTTGCCGCCGGCGGCGATGGCGGGCTTTACATCCTCAACCCGGACAGCGGCGCCAAACCGGGCATGCGGGTGAAATAG
- the tcdA gene encoding tRNA cyclic N6-threonylcarbamoyladenosine(37) synthase TcdA, with translation MDTSYERRFGGIARLYGHSALARFRTAHVCVIGVGGVGSWAAEALARSGIGELTLIDLDDICVSNTNRQLPALDGHFGRAKVAALAERILAINPECKVHAVEDFVVEDSLAEYLGRGYDHVIDAIDSVRIKAQIIAWCRRHKVPLVTTGGAGGQTDPTRITLDDLSRTTEDPLASKVRSLLRREFGFPKGDRKFGIDCVYSTEPLVYPQADGTVCARKPPGEAGGRLDCQGGFGAAVVVTGSFGFAAAARVLRRLAG, from the coding sequence ATGGACACCAGCTACGAACGTCGCTTCGGCGGCATTGCCCGCCTTTATGGCCACAGCGCGCTTGCGCGTTTCCGCACCGCCCATGTGTGCGTGATCGGCGTCGGCGGGGTGGGTTCCTGGGCGGCCGAGGCACTGGCCCGCTCCGGGATCGGCGAGCTGACGCTGATCGACCTGGATGATATCTGTGTGTCCAATACCAACCGGCAGCTGCCGGCGCTCGATGGCCATTTCGGTCGGGCCAAGGTGGCCGCGCTGGCCGAGCGTATCCTGGCCATCAATCCGGAATGCAAGGTGCATGCGGTCGAGGATTTCGTGGTGGAGGACAGCCTTGCCGAGTACCTGGGCAGGGGATACGACCATGTGATCGACGCCATCGATTCGGTCCGGATCAAGGCGCAGATCATCGCCTGGTGCCGGCGCCACAAGGTGCCGCTGGTCACCACCGGCGGCGCCGGTGGCCAGACCGATCCCACCCGGATCACGTTGGACGATCTGAGCCGTACCACGGAAGACCCGCTTGCCAGCAAGGTGCGCAGCCTGTTGCGCCGTGAATTCGGCTTTCCCAAAGGCGACAGGAAATTCGGCATCGACTGCGTCTATTCCACCGAACCGCTGGTCTATCCGCAGGCCGACGGCACGGTGTGCGCCCGCAAGCCGCCCGGTGAGGCGGGTGGGCGACTCGATTGCCAGGGCGGATTCGGCGCTGCCGTGGTGGTGACCGGCAGCTTCGGCTTTGCCGCGGCGGCAAGGGTGTTGCGGCGGCTGGCGGGCTGA
- a CDS encoding CinA family protein, producing the protein MLATYLLAAELGQLLAARGATVTTAESCTGGLIAAAITEAPGSSAWFERGFVTYSNAAKTEMLDVPPAFIEALGAVSEPVVAAMAQGACLRAGTHYAMAVSGIAGPGGGSPDKPVGTVWFAWATPHAIVTECRHWPGERAAVRSAAVQHALSRLVALLHDEAGG; encoded by the coding sequence ATGCTGGCCACGTATCTGCTCGCCGCCGAACTGGGCCAGTTGCTGGCGGCACGCGGCGCCACGGTGACCACGGCCGAATCATGCACCGGCGGCCTGATCGCCGCGGCGATCACCGAGGCGCCGGGCAGTTCGGCCTGGTTCGAGCGCGGGTTCGTCACCTACAGCAACGCGGCCAAGACCGAGATGCTCGATGTGCCCCCGGCGTTCATTGAGGCATTGGGCGCGGTCAGCGAACCGGTGGTGGCCGCAATGGCGCAAGGTGCCTGCCTGCGCGCGGGAACACACTACGCCATGGCGGTGTCCGGCATCGCCGGCCCGGGTGGCGGCAGCCCGGACAAGCCGGTCGGCACGGTCTGGTTTGCCTGGGCCACCCCGCACGCCATCGTCACTGAATGCAGACATTGGCCGGGCGAGCGCGCTGCCGTGCGCAGCGCTGCGGTTCAGCATGCGCTGTCGCGGCTTGTGGCGTTGCTGCACGATGAGGCGGGTGGATAA
- the rsgA gene encoding ribosome small subunit-dependent GTPase A has translation MSASATVVASHGRSYAVELPDGVRLSATTRGKKTDLACGDKVRIKVLNAEQAVIEAIESRSSLLYRSDQWRQKLIAANVTQVLIVVAPVPSFSDELIGRCLIAVEAAGIRPLLLLNKADLPEAAVAHARLRFWESLGYPLLMLSAKADVTPLFPWLAEQTSVLVGQSGMGKSTLVNALVPTALARVNEISTALDSGKHTTTHATLYHLDDASHLIDSPGLQSFGLAHVAAGELPGLMPDLRPHLGRCRFHNCRHRAEPGCALHAAREAGLVRAERLALLHRLQDELALAASY, from the coding sequence ATGAGCGCGAGCGCCACCGTCGTTGCCAGCCATGGCAGAAGCTATGCGGTCGAGCTGCCAGACGGCGTGCGTCTGAGCGCCACCACCCGGGGCAAGAAGACCGACCTGGCCTGTGGCGACAAGGTACGTATCAAGGTGCTCAACGCCGAGCAGGCGGTGATCGAGGCGATCGAGTCGCGCAGCAGCCTGCTGTACCGGTCCGACCAATGGCGCCAAAAGCTGATCGCCGCCAATGTGACCCAGGTGCTGATCGTGGTCGCACCGGTGCCCAGCTTCTCGGATGAATTGATCGGGCGGTGCCTGATCGCGGTGGAGGCGGCGGGCATCCGCCCGCTGCTGCTGCTCAACAAGGCGGATCTGCCGGAAGCGGCGGTGGCACATGCGCGATTGCGGTTCTGGGAAAGCCTTGGCTATCCGCTGCTGATGCTGTCAGCCAAGGCCGATGTCACCCCGCTGTTTCCCTGGTTGGCAGAGCAGACCAGCGTGCTGGTCGGCCAATCGGGCATGGGCAAGTCCACGCTGGTCAACGCCCTGGTGCCGACGGCGCTTGCCCGGGTGAACGAGATCTCGACGGCACTTGATTCAGGCAAGCACACCACCACGCACGCCACGCTGTACCACCTGGACGATGCCTCGCACCTGATCGACTCACCCGGATTGCAGTCATTCGGCCTTGCACATGTGGCCGCCGGGGAACTGCCCGGGTTGATGCCCGATCTGCGCCCCCACCTGGGCCGATGTCGCTTTCACAATTGCCGTCACCGAGCCGAACCCGGCTGCGCCCTGCACGCCGCGCGTGAGGCCGGGCTGGTGCGCGCGGAGCGGTTGGCATTGCTGCATCGGCTGCAGGACGAACTGGCGCTCGCCGCCAGCTACTAG
- a CDS encoding DUF3096 domain-containing protein: MNLHLTIGPIVSLIAGILILVMPRLLNYIIALYLIVIGLVGLFGQ; this comes from the coding sequence ATGAACCTGCATCTCACCATCGGCCCGATCGTCTCCCTGATCGCCGGCATCCTGATCCTGGTGATGCCCAGGCTGCTCAACTACATCATCGCCCTGTATCTGATCGTGATCGGGCTGGTCGGCCTGTTCGGCCAGTAA
- a CDS encoding 4a-hydroxytetrahydrobiopterin dehydratase — translation MPLAAETCQPDAAALTAVETEMLSTELNDWLLLNDTLEKTFRFKSFHATMAFANAVAWIAHQQDHHPDLEVSYGRCKLIWCTHSANGLTRNDFICAARVDALRA, via the coding sequence ATGCCGCTCGCCGCCGAAACCTGCCAACCCGATGCCGCGGCGCTCACCGCGGTGGAAACCGAGATGCTGTCCACCGAGTTGAACGACTGGCTGCTGCTGAACGACACGCTGGAAAAGACCTTCCGCTTCAAGTCGTTCCACGCCACCATGGCCTTCGCCAATGCCGTGGCATGGATCGCGCATCAGCAGGACCATCATCCGGATCTGGAAGTCAGCTACGGCCGCTGCAAGCTGATCTGGTGCACCCACTCGGCCAATGGCCTGACCCGCAACGACTTCATCTGCGCCGCGCGCGTCGATGCACTGCGGGCCTGA
- a CDS encoding CoA pyrophosphatase: MNDFSHLVGSADWHGWLVSRLAAAPRADAADWPGLPGATPAAVLIGVLPREDGARCLLTERAAHLSQHAGQISFPGGRIEAGDADAPAAALREAYEEVGLDPAQVAVAGQLGAYVTLSGYRVIPVVGVIAPDAALRPDPNEVAAVFDLPLASLLQPARYERRLVERGGVRGASYFIECEGRTVWGATAGMLLMLAAALGIEGEPHRG; the protein is encoded by the coding sequence ATGAACGATTTCTCGCATCTGGTGGGCAGTGCGGACTGGCATGGCTGGCTGGTGTCCCGGCTCGCCGCTGCGCCACGCGCCGACGCGGCGGACTGGCCGGGTCTGCCCGGCGCCACCCCCGCCGCGGTGCTGATCGGCGTACTGCCGCGTGAGGACGGGGCGCGCTGCCTGCTGACCGAACGCGCAGCCCATCTTTCGCAGCATGCCGGCCAGATCAGCTTTCCAGGTGGACGGATCGAAGCCGGAGACGCGGATGCGCCGGCGGCAGCGCTGCGCGAAGCCTACGAGGAAGTGGGCCTCGATCCGGCACAGGTGGCGGTCGCCGGGCAATTGGGTGCCTATGTGACCCTCAGCGGCTATCGTGTCATCCCGGTGGTGGGGGTGATCGCGCCCGATGCCGCGCTGCGGCCGGATCCGAACGAGGTGGCTGCGGTGTTCGACCTGCCGCTGGCATCGTTGCTGCAGCCGGCGCGCTATGAACGGCGGCTGGTCGAGCGGGGCGGGGTGCGCGGTGCTTCCTATTTCATCGAGTGCGAAGGCCGCACGGTCTGGGGGGCGACCGCCGGGATGCTGCTGATGCTGGCCGCTGCGCTCGGCATCGAGGGCGAGCCACACCGGGGGTGA
- a CDS encoding Hpt domain-containing protein has product MGVEQDALRPALLDAELASVERALTEVRMQIGMDLRAELLGAFLPLLQETMQRLPVALAAGEAEQAVRYAHKLKGAALQLGAGQLADGCRQIEAAARGGLLDTAAAALPRVLQLGHGLLSRLKSQ; this is encoded by the coding sequence ATGGGGGTGGAACAAGACGCGCTGAGGCCGGCGTTGCTGGATGCCGAGCTGGCGTCGGTGGAGCGGGCGCTCACCGAGGTGAGGATGCAGATCGGCATGGATCTGCGCGCCGAACTGCTGGGGGCATTCCTGCCGCTGTTGCAGGAGACCATGCAGCGCCTGCCGGTGGCGCTGGCGGCAGGCGAGGCCGAGCAGGCGGTCCGCTATGCGCACAAGCTCAAGGGGGCTGCGCTGCAGCTGGGTGCAGGGCAGCTTGCCGATGGCTGCAGGCAGATCGAGGCTGCGGCCCGCGGCGGGCTGTTGGATACGGCAGCGGCTGCGCTGCCGCGTGTACTGCAACTGGGGCACGGTCTGCTGTCCCGCTTGAAGAGCCAATAA
- the orn gene encoding oligoribonuclease translates to MAQDQNHLIWLDMEMTGLDPMNDRIIELAIVITDSQLNVVAEAPVWVVHQADEVLDGMDDWNKSTHSRSGLIERVRQSTLGEEAVATLALAFLEEHVPKGASPMCGNSICQDRRFMARWMPQLEAWFHYRNLDVSTLKELCKRWQPEVYRQFKKQGKHTALADIQESIDELRFYREHFLKVPAAGIALD, encoded by the coding sequence ATGGCGCAGGACCAAAACCATCTGATCTGGTTGGATATGGAGATGACCGGGCTCGATCCCATGAACGACCGGATCATCGAGCTGGCGATCGTGATCACCGATAGCCAGCTGAACGTGGTGGCCGAGGCGCCGGTATGGGTGGTGCATCAGGCGGACGAGGTGCTCGATGGCATGGACGACTGGAACAAGAGCACGCATTCGCGTTCCGGGTTGATCGAGCGGGTCCGGCAATCGACGCTGGGCGAGGAGGCGGTGGCCACGTTGGCGCTGGCCTTTCTGGAAGAACACGTGCCCAAGGGGGCAAGCCCGATGTGCGGCAATTCGATCTGCCAGGACCGCCGTTTCATGGCGCGCTGGATGCCCCAGCTCGAAGCCTGGTTCCACTATCGCAACCTGGATGTGTCCACCCTCAAGGAATTGTGCAAGCGCTGGCAGCCCGAGGTGTACCGACAGTTCAAGAAGCAGGGCAAGCATACGGCACTGGCCGATATCCAGGAGTCGATCGACGAGCTGCGCTTCTACCGCGAGCACTTCCTGAAGGTGCCGGCAGCGGGCATCGCGCTCGACTGA
- a CDS encoding acylphosphatase, whose amino-acid sequence MIARRFRIHGRVQGVGFRFATCLEARRLRLCGWVRNRGDGSVEVHAEGEPGALAQLATWLAHGPPSATVDTVQASEAHLEHAETFEEQASV is encoded by the coding sequence ATGATCGCCAGACGATTCCGGATCCATGGCCGGGTACAAGGTGTGGGATTCCGCTTCGCCACCTGCCTGGAGGCCCGGCGGCTCAGGCTATGCGGCTGGGTGCGCAACCGAGGTGACGGCAGTGTCGAAGTGCATGCCGAGGGCGAACCCGGCGCGCTGGCGCAATTGGCAACCTGGCTGGCCCACGGCCCACCTTCGGCCACGGTAGACACGGTGCAGGCCAGCGAAGCGCACCTGGAGCACGCCGAGACCTTCGAAGAACAGGCCAGTGTCTGA
- a CDS encoding tetratricopeptide repeat-containing response regulator: MTVSLTQASVLVIDDAPTIRQSIRLTLGNIGITRVDLASSIGEGRRRLKNGSYDVVLCDYHFGDGMNGQELLEELRGTGELPLTTVWFMITAEASYEKVVSVAEVGPDDYLIKPFTGALLSDRLAQAWEKKQVLGPVYDKIGMGDIEGAIAQARALLDSAAAQPYRSDLQRILSTLLLEDGQLEAARRMFEAILQQRMVPWARLGLARTYNRQSRKDEAESMLKHAIGEHAQYIDAYEELAGLYLADGRLEEAMAVYEQCLSIAPNNVARLQKAGNLASMLGQSTKARELLERAVTYGGNSSALAPETLLQLALAAKRDGALSDAERYLRLLNNSKHKDGLTAQVVATLAGALFSGRPQDLEPLQAYLQDTAFTLELAVTAIMTADFICPPSQAGEVPNPQVPPYRWLMAIAERFITSKHVSGLLEGACGQRASWAGYVRQLGSDIGELNKLGVQLMLQGRHAEAVERMVEVARRTHNTRLMLSASHAIVRFLKTGAAAERERRGLLLACEEFLSRLHGAVEEGVLYSLSEELDALLATD; encoded by the coding sequence ATGACCGTTTCCCTGACTCAAGCAAGCGTGCTGGTCATCGATGATGCGCCGACGATACGCCAGTCGATCAGGTTGACGCTGGGGAACATCGGCATCACGCGCGTCGATCTGGCGAGCAGCATCGGCGAGGGCCGGCGGCGACTCAAGAACGGCAGCTACGACGTGGTGCTGTGCGACTACCACTTCGGCGACGGCATGAACGGGCAGGAGCTGCTGGAGGAACTGCGCGGGACCGGCGAGCTGCCGCTGACCACGGTCTGGTTCATGATCACCGCCGAGGCCAGCTACGAGAAGGTGGTGTCGGTTGCCGAGGTGGGGCCGGATGACTACCTGATCAAGCCTTTCACCGGTGCCCTGCTCTCGGACCGTCTGGCCCAGGCCTGGGAAAAAAAGCAGGTCCTCGGGCCGGTGTACGACAAGATCGGCATGGGCGACATCGAAGGCGCGATCGCGCAGGCCCGCGCACTGCTCGACAGCGCCGCCGCGCAGCCTTACCGCTCCGACCTGCAGCGCATCCTGTCCACATTGCTGCTGGAGGACGGGCAGCTTGAAGCCGCACGCAGGATGTTCGAAGCCATCCTGCAGCAGCGTATGGTGCCGTGGGCCCGGCTGGGCTTGGCGCGCACCTACAATCGCCAAAGCCGCAAGGACGAAGCGGAAAGCATGCTCAAGCACGCGATCGGCGAGCATGCGCAATATATCGACGCCTATGAGGAACTGGCGGGGTTGTACCTGGCCGACGGCCGCCTGGAGGAAGCGATGGCGGTCTACGAGCAGTGTCTGTCGATCGCACCCAACAACGTCGCGCGCCTGCAAAAGGCCGGCAACCTGGCCAGCATGCTCGGGCAGAGCACCAAGGCGCGCGAACTGCTCGAGCGCGCGGTGACCTACGGCGGCAATTCGTCGGCGCTCGCACCCGAGACACTGCTGCAGCTGGCGCTCGCCGCCAAACGCGACGGTGCGCTTTCGGACGCCGAGCGCTATCTGCGCCTGCTCAACAACAGCAAGCACAAGGACGGTCTCACCGCGCAGGTGGTGGCGACGCTCGCCGGCGCACTGTTCTCCGGGCGCCCACAGGACCTGGAACCGTTGCAGGCATATCTGCAGGACACCGCGTTCACGCTTGAGCTTGCAGTCACCGCCATCATGACCGCGGATTTCATCTGCCCGCCGAGCCAGGCGGGCGAAGTGCCCAACCCGCAGGTTCCGCCCTACCGATGGCTCATGGCGATCGCCGAGCGCTTCATCACCAGCAAGCACGTCTCGGGTCTGCTTGAAGGAGCATGCGGCCAGCGGGCGTCATGGGCAGGCTATGTGCGGCAGCTGGGCAGCGATATCGGTGAACTGAACAAGCTGGGCGTGCAGCTGATGCTGCAGGGACGGCACGCTGAAGCGGTCGAGCGGATGGTGGAGGTGGCACGGCGCACGCACAACACGCGGCTGATGCTGTCGGCCAGCCACGCCATCGTGCGCTTTCTCAAGACCGGGGCCGCCGCGGAGCGCGAACGGCGCGGTCTGCTGCTGGCGTGCGAGGAATTCCTGTCGCGCCTGCATGGCGCGGTCGAGGAAGGCGTGCTGTACAGCCTGTCGGAGGAGCTCGACGCGCTGCTCGCCACCGATTGA